One Natator depressus isolate rNatDep1 chromosome 3, rNatDep2.hap1, whole genome shotgun sequence DNA segment encodes these proteins:
- the RSPH3 gene encoding radial spoke head protein 3 homolog: MATASMLPARNQEAVAAAAAASGTYSYCSRPRTLPARRRYRGAPGHSEQEEEPVRYANLMYDRRVVRGNTYALHALPWTAQPDPLEIQRQREAHRKALARKRAKEQLHSRTPEPVEGRKHVDVQTELYLEELGDRIIEVDVECQTDAFLDRPPTPLFIPAKTGRNVATQIEEGELFDFDIEVKPMLEVLIGKIIEQALLEVMEEEELANLRAHQYAYEELRNAELAEVQRLEEQERRHREEKERRKNQQSQLLQKHKETSEKIAARAFAQRYLADLIPSVFSSLRESGYFYDPVERDVEREFLPWVMAEVDQTLEKKILGRTMLDTLIREVVNKRLDAFDQPEASGQPAGQTETSHRGSIQTEALHQTETQEREAK, translated from the exons ATGGCCACGGCCTCCATGCTCCCCGCGCGCAACCAGGAGGCGGTGGCGGCAGCGGCAGCAGCCAGCGGCACCTACAGCTACTGCAGCCGCCCCCGGACCCTGCCCGCCCGGCGGAGATACCGGGGCGCCCCGGGACACAGCGAGCA AGAGGAAGAACCTGTTCGCTATGCGAACCTCATGTATGATAGGAGAGTGGTACGAGGAAACACTTATGCCCTTCATGCATTACCTTGG ACTGCTCAGCCTGACCCTCTTGAGATCCAGAGACAGCGAGAGGCTCACAGGAAAGCACTTGCCAGAAAACGAGCAAAAGAGCAGCTTCACTCAAGAACTCCAGAACCTGTAGAGGGGAGAAAGCATGTTGATGTGCAGACAG AGTTGTATCTGGAAGAGCTTGGTGACCGCATAATAGAGGTTGATGTGGAGTGTCAAACAGATGCTTTTCTGGACAGACCACCTACTCCACTCTTCATCCCAGCCAAAACAGGGAGAAATGTGGCCACACAGATAGAAGAAGGAGAG CTGTTTGACTTTGACATTGAAGTCAAACCAATGCTAGAAGTTTTGATTGGAAAAATCATTGAACAAGCTTTGCTAGAAGTCATGGAAGAAGAGGAGCTGGCCAATCTGCGGGCACATCAGTATGCATATGAGGAATTACGCAATGCCGAGCTTGCTGAAGTACAACGCCTTGAGGAGCAGGAGAGGCGACACAGAGAGGAAAAG GAACGTCGCAAAAATCAACAGTCACAATTGCTTCAAAAGCATAAGGAGACTTCAGagaaaattgcagcaagggcattTGCTCAGCGTTACCTGGCTGATCTCATTCCTTCAGTCTTCAGTAGTCTTCGTGAGAGTGGATATTTCTATGATCCTGTAGAAAGAG ATGTTGAGAGAGAATTTCTTCCATGGGTGATGGCAGAAGTAGATCAGACATTGGAGAAGAAGATTCTGGGAAGGACAATGCTTGACA CACTGATTCGTGAGGTGGTTAACAAGAGGTTAGATGCATTTGATCAGCCAGAAGCATCTGGCCAGCCTGCTGGGCAAACAGAAACATCTCATCGAGGCTCTATTCAGACAGAAGCATTACATCAAACAGAAACTCAGGAGCGTGAAGCTAAGTGA